Proteins encoded by one window of Yamadazyma tenuis chromosome 2, complete sequence:
- a CDS encoding uncharacterized protein (BUSCO:EOG09261DJC; EggNog:ENOG503NXY5; COG:O), protein MYQVNDRIQFIDNQFATVRFVGQIPEWGEQLALGVEWDDPARGKNNGSVGGIEYFKTRQAGAGSFIKVNNKKILNKRVSFDEALLETYGVEENQIGAAIRIGSKKVESYGFEKLNKINANFSRLTSVSLDFKCIYTICKGRSLLSLTSLVKLDFSFNLINDMGDIWSALDKLRTLKELNLNGNRFEIIPKSNTIHGLEILKLSNTRIRPSDLKQSVLPKFPHLREITLASNGYTDEDDLSFNFIENVDLSFNGLTQIPSVNCLSLNLSDNKINYIYNACTFKAIDLRYNEIDSWEFVEDLQSKSRLRELRIDNNPLFEGLEEDEVTVNLIARFECVDDKSAQEEGLRKLNGSRLSREEIENAELYFISKVQKGDYICNETSERWKQLKSKHNVKDEIRGPRLNEFAYHKIRIKVYWNNELILDQMLLNTNTIMRLKGSVSRKLNKSIFSFRLYYFLTAEVKQYLDDEIGRIGDFDLHQQDIYIAIEANHVK, encoded by the coding sequence ATGTACCAGGTCAATGATAGAATACAATTCATAGACAACCAATTTGCAACTGTACGATTTGTGGGTCAGATACCCGAATGGGGAGAACAATTAGCACTTGGAGTCGAGTGGGATGATCCAGCTAGAGGCAAGAATAACGGATCTGTGGGTGGAATTGAATATTTCAAGACGAGACAGGCGGGAGCAGGTTCTTTTATTAAAGTGAATAAtaagaagatcttgaacaaaagagTCTCGTTTGACGAGGCGCTCTTGGAAACGTATGGTGTGGAGGAAAATCAGATTGGGGCAGCCATAAGGATTGGACTGAAGAAAGTAGAGAGTTATGGAtttgagaagttgaacaagatcaatgcCAATTTCAGTCGATTGACTTCTGTCAGTTTGGACTTCAAATGCATTTATACCATCTGCAAAGGAAGAAGTTTGCTATCTTTGACATCTTTGGTAAAATTGGACTTTAGCTTTAATTTGATTAATGATATGGGAGACATCTGGCTGGCTCTTGACAAGCTACGTACATTGAAGGAGTTAAATCTCAATGGAAATAGGTTTGAAATTATTCCCAAATCCAATACCATCCACGGATTAGAGATTCTTAAGCTTTCAAACACACGGATAAGGCCCAGTGATTTGAAGCAGCTGGTGTTGCCTAAGTTCCCTCATTTAAGAGAAATCACTCTTGCAAGCAATGGGTATACTGACGAGGACGACTTgagcttcaacttcatcgaaAATGTCGACTTGTCATTCAATGGGCTCACGCAAATTCCAAGCGTCAACTGTCTTTCTCTTAACTTGTCTGACAATAAAATCAATTACATCTACAATGCTTGCACTTTTAAAGCCATTGATTTGAGGTATAATGAGATCGATTCATGGGAGTTTGTCGAAGATCTACAGTCAAAATCACGCCTTAGGGAACTAAGAATCGACAACAATCCACTTTTTGAAGGCTTGGAGGAAGACGAAGTCACAGTCAATTTGATAGCACGGTTTGAGTGCGTTGATGATAAAAGTGCCCAGGAAGAGGGCCTACGTAAATTGAATGGGTCCCGCTTGAGTCGGGAAGAGATAGAGAATGCCGAACTATATTTCATCAGCAAGGTGCAAAAGGGTGACTATATTTGCAACGAAACAAGTGAACGATGGAAGCAGTTGAAACTGAAGCATAACGTCAAAGATGAGATTCGTGGTCCGCGTCTCAACGAGTTTGCTTATCATAAAATAAGGATTAAGGTCTACTGGAACAACGAGTTGATACTCGACCAAATGCTcctcaacaccaacacGATCATGAGGCTAAAAGGAAGCGTGAGCCGtaaattgaacaagtccaTCTTCAGTTTCAGACTTTACTACTTTTTGACGGCTGAGGTGAAACAGTATTTGGACGATGAGATAGGTAGAATCGGCGACTTTGACCTCCATCAGCAAGACATCTATATTGCCATAGAGGCAAATCATGTAAAATAA
- the NUG1 gene encoding nuclear GTP-binding protein nug1 (COG:S; EggNog:ENOG503NYZI), whose translation MRAKKQTSKRTSTRMREGIKKKASAKRRKDRKMSKKDVTWKARGTRDPGIPASFPYKDKILMELEEKRQIEQERKEQLKWQRQQEREEALSKGEAINMEDSSDDEDQGNGMAALLESAQQAAKEYDGEFDVNDDDAMVDSEDDVEYDISMDEDEDTNSELDKSRKAYDKIFKTVVDQADVVLYVLDARDPESTRSRKVEEAILQNPNKRLILILNKVDLIPTDVLNQWVTFLKSMFPTIPVKASPSTSSTSFNKNLTLTSTANSLLQALKAYATKANLKRSLIVGVIGYPNVGKSSIINALTNRHTNNSKACPVGNQAGVTTSLREVKIDNKLKVLDSPGIVFPDEIFNKKQSKSAQEAKLALLSALPPKQIIDPIAPLNMLLKKFSKNAEMAEGLKNYYNLPSLPANDFNEFSKQFLIHIARTKGRLGKGGVPNLESAALAVLNDWRDGRIVGWVLPSNSKANAASAEEAIDSNVPKSSSRGEKEPPKVEQTTVVSTWAKEFDLDGLLNDNFGLN comes from the coding sequence ATGAGGGCCAAGAAGCAAACTTCCAAGAGAACCTCTACTCGAATGAGAGAAGGGATTAAGAAGAAGGCTTCAgccaaaagaagaaaggaTAGAAAAATGTCCAAGAAGGACGTCACTTGGAAAGCTAGAGGAACCAGAGATCCAGGTATCCCTGCAAGTTTCCCATATAAGGACAAGATTCTTATGGAATTAGAAGAGAAGAGGCAGATAGagcaagaaagaaaagagCAATTGAAGTGGCAAAGACAGCAAGAGAGAGAAGAAGCTTTGTCTAAAGGTGAAGCTATTAATATGGAAGACAgttctgatgatgaggacCAAGGCAATGGAATGGCTGCATTATTAGAATCTGCCCAACAAGCCGCCAAAGAGTACGATGGTGAGTTTGAtgtcaatgatgatgatgcaATGGTGGACTCCGAAGACGATGTGGAGTATGATATAAGCATggacgaagatgaagacaCGAATTCCGAATTGGACAAATCCCGTAAGGCATATGATAAAATTTTCAAGACAGTTGTTGACCAAGCTGATGTTGTTTTGTACGTGTTAGACGCTAGAGACCCTGAATCCACCAGATCCAGaaaggtggaagaagcGATTTTGCAAAATCCAAATAAGagattgattttgattttgaataaAGTGGACTTGATTCCTACCGATGTATTGAACCAATGGGTAACTTTCTTGAAGAGCATGTTCCCAACTATTCCAGTGAAAGCATCTCCATCCACTTCTTCCACcagtttcaacaaaaacttgaccTTGACCTCGACTGCCAATTCGTTGTTACAAGCGTTAAAAGCCTATGCTACCAAAGCGAACTTAAAGAGATCCCTTATAGTAGGTGTTATCGGATATCCAAATGTGGGAAAATCCTCTATCATAAATGCATTGACGAACAGACACACAAATAACTCCAAAGCATGTCCTGTTGGAAATCAAGCCGGTGTTACCACCTCTTTAAGAGAAGTCAAAATCgacaacaagttgaaggttttAGATTCTCCTGGTATTGTGTTTCCAGAtgaaattttcaacaagaaacagAGCAAGTCTGCTCAAGAAGCAAAGTTGGCTTTGTTGTCGGCTTTACCTCCCAAGCAAATCATCGATCCTATTGCCCCTCTTAacatgttgttgaaaaaattcTCTAAGAATGCCGAAATGGCAGAGGGATTGAAGAACTATTATAACTTACCATCGCTCCCAGCCAATGACTTCAATGAATTCAGTAAACAATTCTTGATTCATATTGCCAGAACCAAAGGAAGATTAGGAAAAGGTGGTGTTCCTAACTTGGAAAGTGCTGCTTTAGCTGTGTTAAACGATTGGAGAGATGGAAGAATTGTGGGATGGGTTTTACCAAGCAACTCAAAGGCTAATGCTGCTTCTGCCGAAGAGGCCATTGATTCCAATGTTCCTAAAAGCTCATCTAGAGGAGAAAAAGAGCCCCCTAAAGTTGAGCAAACTACCGTGGTAAGTACATGGGCCAAAGAGTTCGATTTGGACGGATTATTGAACGACAATTTCGGGTTAAACTAA
- the YND1 gene encoding Golgi apyrase (EggNog:ENOG503NV3I; COG:F): MEIPDSKYKYGIVVDSGSSGSRLQVYRWPDPKYVAKNTKEPSILQSPPKITQEPNWSMKTTPGISTYSNKVKKIWPDHFKKLIKFAEEIVPKDKQSETPIFVLATAGMRLLTPKDQKKLLSQTCLELKKNSKFVIHNCGDHIQIIDGETEGIYGWVGLNYLMNQLENYDGKDAAHESIGFMDMGGASTQIAFVPSYAEDIKEHREDISRVTLRNVNGLTQEWNVFVETWLGFGANQARKRYLSQLVELSKINSNVGTSLNDPCLPKNAEISYDHDGTSYKISGIGDYEMCIRTIYPLLMKNVPCKEEPCLFNGVHAPRLNFDKDKFVGISEYWYTANDVFQSGGEYNYRIFNERVKKYCESNWADILENSGKGEYSKLDPDKFLKDACFKASWVINILHEGFDLPRLDLELPKEDVVEGEEKEITKVHVPFKSTDAIDGNELSWTLGKMLLYASSEIPSKEKDGSNIGVYPSEISGKKFVPAGGFIDGKGYDSDDDDNDKGFLLPLLVFLLLMFLVYNFAKGKVAFPKHRRFNQAKKLFFEMISKVPGLNNVLEAQLRYNELNRNDMDITLEEGALGSSQSSPNLTQLRTRSAINLSEGDNFAEGTINPQTNFLNKPFAMPKKSPFFQSQNNSRESLQRSVSNMSYITALPVLKPQSEMRLAPRDSVEFVLGGEDIAKAAKYARYKIPEVAHEWKDSFKTKLANKLLNTGKNEPDIAQKHTIINSDLIELLEDGQYRLIKQNGDVQVGDMEDEPPRRPRPKSLKTNPKDLGIKNHQAFKQKTTYQDPFEA, encoded by the exons ATGGAAATTCCTGATTCTAAGTACAAGTATGGGATTGTTGTGGATTCAGGATCCTCTGGATCCCGACTTCAAGTATACAGGTGGCCAGATCCCAAGTATGTTGCCAAAAATACTAAGGAACCATCGATCCTCCAGTCCCCACCCAAGATCACCCAAGAGCCAAACTGGTCAATGAAAACCACACCTGGTATATCAACCTATAGCAACAAGGTTAAGAAAATATGGCCAGATcatttcaagaaattgattAAGTTTGCTGAGGAAATTGTGCCCAAAGATAAGCAATCAGAAACACCTATTTTTGTTTTAGCTACTGCCGGTATGAGACTCTTGACCCCCAAAGACCAGAAAAAGCTATTGTCACAAACTTGTTTGGAGTTAAAGAAGAATTCCAAGTTTGTGATTCATAACTGTGGAGACCAcattcaaatcattgacGGAGAAACAGAAGGGATCTATGGATGGGTTGGTTTGAACTATTTGATGAATCAGTTGGAGAATTATGATGGCAAAGATGCTGCTCACGAGTCAATAGGTTTCATGGACATGGGAGGTGCTTCAACGCAAATTGCGTTTGTGCCTTCATATGCGGAAGACATTAAAGAACACAGAGAGGATATTTCTCGGGTAACGTTGAGGAATGTTAACGGTCTAACCCAAGAATGgaatgtgtttgtggaaaCCTGGTTGGGATTCGGGGCTAACCAAGCACGCAAGAGGTACCTTTCCCAATTGGTTGAGCTATCGAAGATCAATTCGAACGTGGGAACCCTGTTGAATGATCCCTGCTTGCCTAAGAATGCAGAGATCTCCTACGATCATGATGGAACCTCTTATAAAATCAGTGGTATAGGAGACTACGAGATGTGCATAAGGACCATTTACCCATTGTTAATGAAGAATGTACCGTGTAAAGAAGAACCTTGTTTATTCAATGGTGTCCACGCTCCCAGGTTGAACTTTGATAAAGACAAATTTGTAGGTATTTCTGAATACTGGTACACTGCTAACGATGTGTTTCAAAGTGGAGGCGAGTACAATTACCGGATTTTCAATGAGCGAGTGAAGAAGTACTGTGAACTGAACTGGGCCGATATATTGGAGAATTCTGGTAAAGGTGAATACTCAAAATTGGATCCAGAtaagtttttgaaagatgCATGTTTCAAAGCTAGTTGGGTTATCAATATTCTACACGAAGGATTTGATTTACCCAGATTAGACTTAGAATTACCAAAGGAAGATGTagttgaaggagaagagaaagagatCACCAAGGTTCATGTTCCTTTCAAATCTACAGACGCCATCGATGGTAACGAGCTTTCTTGGACGTTAGGAAAGATGCTCTTGTATGCATCTTCAGAGATTCCCTCCAAAGAGAAGGATGGTCTGAATATTGGTGTCTATCCAAGTGAAATATCAGGAAAGAAGTTTGTTCCGGCTGGAGGGTTTATTGATGGCAAAGGGTACGATagtgatgacgatgacaATGATAAGGGATTCTTGTTGCCGTTATTGGTTTTTCTTTTGCTTATGTTTTTGGTGTATAACTTTGCCAAGGGCAAGGTGGCATTTCCAAAGCACAGAAGGTTCAACCAAGCCAAAAAGCTATTTTTTGAAATGATTCTGAAAGTCCCTGGTTTAAACAATGTGTTGGAAGCCCAACTTCGCTATAATGAGCTCAATCGCAACGATATGGATATAACCTTGGAAGAAGGAGCATTGGGGTCCTCACAATCTAGCCCGAACCTTACCCAACTTAGAACCCGATCAGCTATTAATTTGAGCGAAGGAGATAACTTTGCTGAAGGTACCATTAACCCTCAGACAAACTTTTTGAATAAACCGTTTGCTATGCCTAAAAAGAGCCCATTTTTCCAATCCCAAAATAACAGTAGAGAGTCTCTCCAAAGAAGCGTGAGCAATATGTCG TATATCACTGCTTTGCCTGTGTTGAAGCCACAAAGCGAAATGAGATTGGCTCCAAGAGACTCGGTCGAGTTTGTTCTTGGAGGCGAAGATATTGCCAAAGCCGCCAAGTATGCGCGTTACAAGATTCCTGAAGTAGCTCATGAGTGGAAGGACTCATTTAAAACCAAGCTTGCTAATAAGTTGTTAAACACAGGCAAAAACGAGCCCGACATTGCACAGAAGCACACCATTATTAACTCAGATTTAATAGAACTCTTGGAAGATGGCCAATACCGTCTCATCAAACAGAACGGAGacgttcaagttggtgatatgGAAGATGAACCACCTCGGCGTCCACGGCCAAAGAGTCTTAAGACCAACCCCAAGGATCTTGGCATCAAGAATCATCAAGCATTCAAGCAAAAAACTACTTACCAGGACCCATTTGAAGCATAA